A part of Acidisarcina sp. genomic DNA contains:
- a CDS encoding DUF4238 domain-containing protein, which translates to MSSIEKNFKLTGRKDHWLPQCYMQGFIGPSRKEEPRPLFCFEKETQEWRPVSTKEIGQGEGFYDYAEGTDYDAVTHPDSVFGRLEKQWRSQLELMERDKFASWAKHRDFLIEFMHMLRARSPMAMEQQRTVAGSYKVVQVTDIFPHPTNPSLTGIKVDTMTPYPMSAPAVRNAVIGQMLADVQSGSSWAKDMHWCLRYIDEENNPYTATDQAVYVRGTLVAPAVTPEVLAHPDTIVIFPLCWKACLFGSPLKVDVPYDRAHSQQPLSIREVQKQGCYRFVISPIKF; encoded by the coding sequence ATGTCCTCAATCGAAAAGAACTTCAAACTGACGGGAAGAAAAGACCATTGGCTCCCGCAGTGTTACATGCAAGGGTTCATCGGCCCGTCACGCAAGGAGGAGCCTAGACCTCTTTTCTGTTTTGAGAAAGAGACTCAGGAATGGAGGCCGGTCAGCACTAAGGAAATCGGACAGGGCGAAGGGTTTTATGACTACGCCGAGGGAACCGACTACGATGCCGTTACACATCCCGACTCTGTATTCGGACGCCTCGAGAAGCAATGGCGGTCGCAGCTTGAGTTAATGGAGCGTGACAAGTTCGCGTCGTGGGCGAAGCACAGGGATTTTCTGATTGAGTTCATGCACATGCTCAGAGCAAGGTCTCCAATGGCGATGGAACAGCAACGAACAGTTGCTGGCTCATACAAGGTGGTGCAGGTAACGGACATCTTCCCCCATCCCACGAACCCGAGCCTAACCGGAATTAAAGTCGATACTATGACGCCGTATCCGATGTCCGCCCCCGCAGTTAGGAATGCTGTCATTGGGCAGATGTTAGCTGACGTGCAATCCGGGTCTTCATGGGCTAAGGACATGCACTGGTGCTTGCGATACATCGACGAAGAGAACAACCCATACACCGCTACTGACCAAGCGGTGTATGTGCGAGGCACACTGGTAGCTCCAGCAGTCACCCCGGAAGTCCTTGCTCACCCGGACACGATCGTCATCTTCCCGCTGTGCTGGAAAGCGTGCTTGTTCGGGAGCCCACTCAAGGTCGACGTGCCGTATGACCGGGCGCACTCGCAACAACCCTTGAGCATCCGCGAGGTGCAAAAACAGGGGTGCTACAGGTTTGTGATTTCCCCGATCAAGTTTTGA
- the gatB gene encoding Asp-tRNA(Asn)/Glu-tRNA(Gln) amidotransferase subunit GatB — protein MAATTSIAPEILSKYEPVIGLEVHVQLLTETKAFCGCSSKYGAEPNTHICPNCLGLPGSLPVLNYRAVEFAVLASMAINCEVRERSIFARKNYFYPDLPKGYQISQYDKPLGEHGWIDVPTPAGTKRIGITRLHMEEDAGKSIHDGFRDSATHTYVDLNRCGTPLIEIVSEPDMRTPDEAYEYLTRLKEILLYTGVSDCNMEEGSLRCDANVSVRPRGQKEFGTKAEVKNVNSFRFVRAALEYEIERQVEVIESSGRVVQESRTWNAQDGRTYSMRSKEQAHDYRYFPEPDLPPLIVTAEWKAEIAKSLPELPEARRARMIADYDLSEQDAQTLTATREFADTFEASAKKAKSPKRLTNLFLSELTGRLKAAGIELAQSPVTMDGLVFAADLAEKGDLSSKQLKQIFDIAFEKSEDFPVVYEREKPQQISDPAALEAMIDEIIAGNPKQVEQYRAGKKTVAAFFVGQVMRLSKGQANPALLNELVAKKLDA, from the coding sequence ATGGCTGCCACAACCAGTATTGCCCCTGAGATTCTTTCGAAGTATGAGCCGGTGATCGGTCTCGAGGTCCACGTCCAGTTACTGACCGAGACCAAGGCCTTTTGCGGCTGCTCCTCAAAGTACGGAGCCGAGCCCAACACCCACATCTGCCCCAATTGCCTGGGCCTGCCCGGCTCCCTGCCGGTGCTCAACTACCGGGCAGTGGAGTTCGCCGTACTGGCGTCGATGGCCATCAACTGCGAGGTGCGGGAGCGCTCCATCTTTGCGCGCAAGAACTACTTCTATCCCGACCTGCCCAAGGGCTACCAGATTTCGCAGTATGACAAGCCGCTTGGCGAGCACGGTTGGATCGATGTCCCCACGCCGGCAGGGACCAAGCGCATCGGCATCACGCGGCTGCATATGGAAGAGGATGCGGGCAAGAGCATCCATGACGGATTCCGCGACTCAGCCACGCACACCTACGTCGACCTGAACCGCTGCGGCACGCCACTGATTGAAATCGTGAGCGAGCCGGATATGCGCACGCCAGACGAGGCTTACGAGTATTTGACGCGGCTGAAAGAGATCCTGCTCTACACCGGCGTGAGCGACTGCAACATGGAAGAAGGCTCCCTGCGCTGCGACGCCAACGTGAGCGTGCGGCCGCGCGGGCAGAAGGAGTTCGGCACCAAGGCCGAGGTAAAGAACGTCAACAGCTTCCGTTTTGTTCGCGCCGCGCTGGAGTATGAGATCGAGCGCCAGGTAGAGGTGATCGAATCCAGCGGCCGCGTCGTACAGGAGTCGCGAACCTGGAACGCTCAGGATGGCCGTACCTACTCGATGCGCTCGAAGGAGCAGGCCCACGATTATCGCTACTTCCCGGAGCCGGACCTGCCGCCGCTGATCGTTACGGCGGAGTGGAAGGCGGAGATTGCGAAGTCGCTGCCCGAGCTGCCGGAAGCGCGGCGCGCACGCATGATCGCCGACTATGACCTGAGCGAGCAGGATGCGCAGACGCTGACGGCTACACGGGAGTTCGCGGACACCTTTGAAGCCTCGGCAAAGAAGGCGAAGAGCCCGAAACGGCTGACGAATCTCTTCCTGAGCGAACTGACCGGACGCCTCAAGGCTGCCGGAATCGAGCTTGCGCAATCGCCGGTGACGATGGACGGGCTTGTCTTCGCGGCGGATCTGGCCGAAAAGGGCGACCTCTCCAGCAAGCAGTTGAAGCAGATCTTCGACATAGCATTCGAAAAGAGCGAGGATTTCCCAGTCGTCTATGAACGCGAGAAGCCGCAGCAGATCAGCGATCCCGCCGCGCTGGAGGCGATGATCGACGAGATCATCGCGGGAAACCCAAAGCAGGTAGAGCAATACCGCGCTGGCAAAAAGACAGTGGCTGCCTTCTTTGTCGGTCAGGTCATGCGCCTCTCGAAGGGGCAGGCCAATCCCGCTCTGCTGAATGAGTTGGTGGCAAAGAAGCTGGATGCTTAA
- a CDS encoding M20/M25/M40 family metallo-hydrolase encodes MRIAFLKACAALVFAAATFSATGLPAQQPDPANRALAHDIFAQLIEINTTDSVGSTTTAARAMQQRLLDAGFPAADMQLLGPNDRKGNLVVRYRGTGAKKPVLIIGHLDVVEARREDWTTDPFKFVEKDGFYYGRGTQDMKEDDALFVANFIRLWKEGYKPDRDIILALTADEEGGKSNGVAWLLKNHRNLIDAAFVINPDSGGIDLSHGKPLLVAVEATEKVYADYQLMVTNPGGHSSLPRPDNAIYHLADALVRLQQYSFPFELNPVTRTYFARLSSRTSGQTAADMQAILKPLPDPEAIQRLSRDPLYNSTMRTTCVATRLNAGHANNALPQTAQANVNCRIFPGHSPEQIRKQLIGVFADDKVTVKYVSDAGEAFDTAPERTVIAPPPPLPEVFDPLERIAAEFWPGAPVVPIMETGASDSIYIADAGIPSYGFSAVALESGDMRAHGKDERIPVNSYYQAVEFYYRYLKAISGGK; translated from the coding sequence ATGAGAATTGCTTTTCTGAAAGCCTGCGCTGCCCTGGTTTTTGCCGCTGCAACCTTTTCTGCCACCGGGTTGCCCGCGCAGCAGCCTGACCCGGCAAACCGCGCGCTGGCGCACGACATTTTCGCGCAGTTGATCGAGATCAACACCACGGATTCTGTCGGCAGCACCACGACCGCTGCCCGGGCCATGCAGCAACGGCTGCTGGATGCTGGCTTTCCCGCTGCCGATATGCAGTTGCTCGGCCCGAATGACCGCAAAGGAAACCTGGTGGTCCGTTATCGCGGCACCGGCGCCAAAAAGCCGGTCCTCATCATCGGCCATTTGGATGTGGTCGAGGCGCGGCGCGAAGACTGGACTACCGATCCCTTCAAGTTTGTCGAGAAGGATGGCTTCTACTATGGCCGCGGCACGCAGGATATGAAGGAGGACGACGCCCTGTTCGTCGCCAACTTCATCCGCCTGTGGAAGGAGGGTTACAAGCCCGATCGCGATATCATCCTTGCGCTTACCGCCGACGAGGAGGGTGGCAAATCCAATGGCGTCGCCTGGCTGCTGAAGAATCACCGCAACCTGATCGATGCGGCGTTCGTCATCAACCCCGACTCGGGAGGCATCGACCTCAGCCATGGCAAACCTCTGCTCGTCGCGGTAGAGGCGACCGAGAAGGTCTACGCCGATTACCAGTTGATGGTTACGAATCCCGGAGGCCACAGCTCGCTGCCGCGGCCGGACAACGCCATTTATCATCTTGCCGATGCGCTCGTGCGCCTGCAGCAGTATTCCTTCCCGTTCGAGCTGAACCCGGTCACCCGGACCTATTTCGCCCGCCTGTCCTCGCGCACCAGCGGCCAGACCGCCGCCGACATGCAGGCGATCCTGAAGCCGTTGCCCGATCCGGAAGCCATCCAGCGCCTCTCGCGGGATCCGCTGTACAACTCCACTATGCGGACCACCTGCGTCGCCACGCGCCTCAACGCGGGCCACGCCAACAATGCGCTTCCGCAGACAGCGCAGGCCAACGTCAATTGCCGCATCTTTCCGGGCCATTCGCCGGAGCAGATCCGCAAGCAGTTGATCGGCGTCTTTGCGGACGACAAGGTGACGGTGAAATATGTGAGCGATGCCGGCGAAGCCTTCGATACCGCTCCGGAAAGGACCGTGATCGCGCCGCCGCCGCCGCTTCCCGAGGTCTTCGACCCGCTGGAGCGCATCGCCGCCGAATTCTGGCCCGGCGCTCCGGTTGTGCCCATCATGGAAACCGGCGCCTCGGACAGCATCTACATCGCCGACGCCGGAATCCCCAGCTATGGCTTCTCCGCCGTGGCGCTGGAGAGCGGCGATATGCGCGCCCACGGCAAGGACGAGCGCATCCCCGTCAACTCCTACTACCAGGCCGTAGAGTTCTATTACAGATATCTAAAGGCGATCAGCGGAGGGAAGTAA